From the genome of Camarhynchus parvulus chromosome 4, STF_HiC, whole genome shotgun sequence:
CACCTgtaacagcaggaaaaatataCAAGGAAGAGCAAAGCACATGTAACAAGATCATGTAGCATCAGCAGTACACGTAGAAATACTCTTGATGAAATAATAGCTTTGGTGTTCTTTTCCGTTTCCATAATCTTCCAGCATTGTTCCTGGGATAATCATTAACGTCTAATCTTTGTCCTCTGCAGGTACAATATCTGGCTTTCAAAGTCTCACACTAATCTGTGTTGTGACGCAAAGGGCAAGACAGTCCTGCAGTGAGACCCTGAATAACTATTTGGTTGTCATTTCTTCTTGTACTCAAGGGGAGTGCCCAGCTTTGAATTCTCATAAactcttgtatttattttagctTTCAAGAGTAATCACAGGCTTGGCTAGGTGCCCTGAGAAAATAGGTCTCTGGAGCAACACCCAAGTGGTTGTACTTTAAACCTGAGCTAGTAGagctttgcagaaataaataccTGTGTTGCATAACACTGGAAAGGTATTTCAgggacttttttcttttatgaacaCATATGACATGCCTTCAAGGgtcattattaatttttctagAGTCCCAAATGGAAtgtgcttcttccttcttctttcatTCTCTCCTCACCTTCTGATGGCTTTTGTTATTGTCTAACATCTCTTTAGAAACAGCCtagtaaatatatttaagtACAGTAACTAGTATGGAAAATGAATGTTGCTCTGATTAAACAGAACATTCACACACGGAACAGTTTTCGAACTCCTGAACTCTTGGACCTATGGCTGGTAAACATTACTGCTATTATTAGTGTGGGTATGATTTATTGTTCATCACCATCACAGCTAACAGAAAGTTACCTCCAGGATAAGGTATTGTACAGTCATGCCATCCCTGCACAAAGTGTAAGCATTGGGTATGATATACTTTCTGTGAGACCCTCTGAACTTGGTGTTGAGGATGTGAGTCCTGTGATATTCTGCTTCAGAATGTCCCCCGAAGTGGTCACTTCACCTCTGGATCCTGCAGACAATGCTCTATGAGGTCCTAGCACAATAACAGTATTAGTGACCTAATGCTTCATGCTGCACTTCTCTTTCTATAGAGACAAGCCATATTTTGTGTGGGGAAATGTGTGCATGTGACTTGCTTAAAGACAGGCAAACTACTGGTATCAAGCAGCACTAAGCCCTAAAAGTATCCTCAGTACCACCATCAGCTATCAGTATTGCACAGGCATTTCCAATTCAACACTGATGCCCTTTGCTGCCCTGTTCAACCTGCTGCAGATGGACTTGTTGCAGCCCTGCCTTCATGTACTCCTCCAATTCCTGGTCACATGCCTGctagtatttttcctttctcagcaaAACCTTGGTGAATTTGGTGAGCTTAATCTGAGACTGCAGGAAGGCACTAATGGAAGCTTTTTGTCTGGCCCAAAATCACTTTGGtccagctggctcctgcagagACAACATTACCAAGGTAATGGGGTAAGtgtaggaaaaaatactgcCCCACCTTACACAAAATCCCCTGAATTTCTCTCTTCTAAAACTTTAATAGAAACATGATGGCACTATGATTCTCTTGTTTTTGGCATCTGCCTCATGTAAGATTTGACATTATTGCCACCCTCCTTGTCGTATATCCTGGGTCAGCAGTGAACCATTCCGACACAACCCAGCAGCAAACAACTTTCATATCAATAGCAACAGGCTGCAGCTAAGCTCTTAAGCAACATTTAGCTGAAATCTAAACTGGCGTTGAATCTTAAATTCTGGTCTTCCAAActagaaactgaagaaaaaaaaaacagaaaggaaaaatgcaattcagaaaatattttattgagtACAATACCATTTCATTGTAGGCTTTATAAAACACCGCCAACCTCTCTGAGGTTGAATACAGCTTGGGCAGGTGCACAAGGAGTGGGAGAGAGAGGGACAGCATCTGCAAATCTTCATGCAAAAGGCATAATATGGGATATTTGCATCCAGATGATACCTTGTTATAGTGCCCAAGTTTGCACTAGctcaccagaaaaaaatgaatgaatctacatttaaattttataaaggATTGTAACAATCAGCTACTGGGTGTTGCCATTGCACATTCAACAACTAAACTTAAGATCATGAAATAGAAATGTGAGAAGTCTTGTGTGGAAACTGGATTAACTCTAACTCCAGAAACTGATGGTTAACAAGACATCATAACCACTGTAAATAAGAGCAACTGCAGTTTTTACCAATGTACTAACATCTAACTTCCATTTTTAGCAGATGGAAAACAAGGCAAATTCCTGGAATTTGGGTTAATCCCACAACATACATCTAATCAAGACCTGGCATCCTAGTTCTTGGAAGGAGATTAAACAAACCATAGTCCATAGGCAATTTTCAGTTGCATGAAGCAACTGAAAACTCATAGAAAGCAGCCTTAAGTAGGGGACAAATGtggaaatatttatatgaatGAAGTTGCTGCTTACTGGAATGTAGACCAACTAATTTTTCTGgtgtgtttattttcagtgatgGTAAAGCATTAATGTGCTATGAAATGTAGGAACAGTCAAAAGCAGCCTTGAAAAAGTCTCTATATTGCTTAAATTCTCTCAACCATACTCTTTATGAAGTATGCATACATTCAGAGACTGGAAGTTTTCAGGTTGACCATATTTCTACAGCTTACTGTATTTTATGAGCTGGTCCCCACagaatctttaaaaatctgccATGAAACCTGCACTGTACTGCCAAAGAATTGAGGAGCACTTGTTATAACAGTGAATATGAACGTTAAGTATAGCAGTTAATATATCAAATTACACAGAGACTTCCATTGTCCTTTGGGTGTGCATTTCCCAACATGTGCAAGTACCACCACTTTgacaggaaataatttcataaagCAGGATTGAACAATTAGTTAGCTACAACAgtattttcaaatggaaaagaaatgatTAATCCACACCTTAAACTAAGAAAAATTGAAAGGTAAAATTTAGCATATTCATTAGCAATTAGAGAAAATAGTTCAGGAAGGCCAAAGTATtcaaataattcagaaatgttCTGTCGAAAtgaatttcttatttatttaaaaagacaacacaTTCTCAAGAGAGCACCTTctgcaatgaaataatttagtttCTTCATATAGACACATCATACACAATGTTAACAACCAtgaaaaacaatacaaaatgctttcaaattTAACAAGTAGAAAAATATAACTAGTATATATGGCAATTGTGAATCTAATACTGTACAGAAGTATTTATggattttacaaataaataatagCTTAAATGCCCTTTTAAAATCTTCTAAATGTACACTGGAACATAGGTTCTGAAGCTTACCACTAACTTGCCACAAATGTGTGCCAGTCAAATGTTCTGCCCACAAGCTCAAAAAACTTCTTGTTGGGTTCATGGAAATATTCCTGCAGTTTCTCGAGTAACCGGGTGTCCACTTGTGGGTGTGCTCGTCCTTTGGACTCGTGTAAACAGCGCTCTCTACCACTGTCCCTCAGGCAGTAGAACCCCTTAGTTTTATTGAAATAGAAGTTTGAAGCATTTATCTGCGGTGATAACTTCAGAAATCTCTCTACCTTTTCTATTTCTGGAAAGGGATCTTTGATTAGTCTATCCCCATCTACAATGTGGATATGATCAAGAGGAAAATACTTCAGCCAGTTCTGCATGTGAATGTAGTATAAGCTTCTGTTTATTGCCTTGTAGTCCACATTGAGTTCACCATTTTTTATCAGGAATTGCTCAATGGATGGGTACGGCTTGTGCTTCTGCATGTGGTTGTAGAACACTTGGGTATAATCTGACAGTACTCTCTCACTTGGGTCTCTTAAAATAAGGAGTAGCCTCATAGATTGGTTCATGTTATAAACTCTTTCAGGCACTTTAGGTGATGTGAAATACGCTGGAGTTTTTTCCACGGTGATCTGATGGGGATACGAGAATGGCATTTGATTAATATACCACTGCAATCCATTCCTGTAATGATCTTCCCAGTCAAAGAAGTGAACTtcactttctgctgctgcaataTCTGGATGGAGACTCAACATCTCTAACAAAGCTCTTGTTCCACCTTTTCTCACTCCAATAATAATAGTCTGTGGCAGCTGCTGACATGATCCATTagaataaatgttttccttgaaGTCATTTTTCtgagatgttttctttaaaagctcTCTCTGAACAGACGGAGAAGAAGCCTCAGCATTTGAATTTATAGCTGGTCTGGAAGGCACTATCTGAGGTTGAACAATAAGCaacacagcccccagcagaaAAGCTGCCATGACAGAAGTTCTTAGTCTGGTTTCACTCAAGCGGGTGGTAGGGCATAGAGCGATTTCCACCAAGAACAACCCTTAaaagtggtttttgttttgctgagcaAATGTGTTTTTCTCAAGCAAAAACTTCgctgaaagagggaaaagaaaaagcatattATTTTATATCCAGCCACACTGCAaatatccttttcttttcaaagctgAACAAACTTTAGCTCTCCCAACTCCAGGCTCATAGATAATTTAGTGTAATTAAAGTTTTTAAGACAGGCATATGCAACAATACcataagaaaattatttcctgacaTCAGGAGACATGAATATTATGAATCTTTCATTTGCACACAGGGTATTattagttattatttttttaaaatctgatttcctTGGAGTTGAACCACAATcaaaaaagaattgtttttttaGTCTACAAGAATAGGTTTGTCttagaaacaaaacataaaaaggaaaaggtgtgAAGGGGACCAAAAGAGCATGCCTAAAAGCTGAGGGTCTTGTAGGATGTCTGAGAATTACAGCCTCTCAAAGAATCATGTAACAGCAACCTTAGACATCAAACCTCCTGGGAAAAAGGCTCATGCAATGTAGATAGAACTGTCCAACATGAGAAGACAACGCTATCCTAGGCAGGAATTAGGAAAAGCTCTAGGTAAATAGCACACCAAGAAAAAGTTgaattttgtgccatttttaaGTGAAGTTAACTTTTGCTTTGTGCTTACTTGTTTCTAAGGATAAAATAGGTGGCTTGCACACTGGTCCTGCAAAGAGGTAAGATAATGAAACCATAGACTATAGTATGACTGAATCAACAAAACACTAGAATACCTGTGGTTCCCAACTCCAtactcaggaaagaaaatatacaaTGGGTATTTCTGAAGGTCATTTCAAGAGTTAGCCAGCAAGCTGCTGTGATGTAAAGAACTAAGTTTAGGCTTTATCAAAAGACTACTAAATACCACCACTGAACACCCTTTAAAGGTCAGggtatttttaatgcaatgtTTGAAGTGAAATTGTAACGGTTTCACACATAGTAGAGCTATTA
Proteins encoded in this window:
- the HS3ST1 gene encoding heparan sulfate glucosamine 3-O-sulfotransferase 1, with the protein product MAAFLLGAVLLIVQPQIVPSRPAINSNAEASSPSVQRELLKKTSQKNDFKENIYSNGSCQQLPQTIIIGVRKGGTRALLEMLSLHPDIAAAESEVHFFDWEDHYRNGLQWYINQMPFSYPHQITVEKTPAYFTSPKVPERVYNMNQSMRLLLILRDPSERVLSDYTQVFYNHMQKHKPYPSIEQFLIKNGELNVDYKAINRSLYYIHMQNWLKYFPLDHIHIVDGDRLIKDPFPEIEKVERFLKLSPQINASNFYFNKTKGFYCLRDSGRERCLHESKGRAHPQVDTRLLEKLQEYFHEPNKKFFELVGRTFDWHTFVAS